In Pirellulales bacterium, a single genomic region encodes these proteins:
- the alaS gene encoding alanine--tRNA ligase — translation MKTDEIREKYLAFFESKGCTRRPSDVLVPRWDPSVLFTPAGMNQFKDHFLGKCKLEFTRATTCQKCLRTGDIDNVGRTAFHHTFFEMLGNFSFGDYFKREAIHWAWEFLTSKKWMAIAPERLSVSVYLDDDEAHNIWHDEIKIPADRIQRMGEDDNFWPAGAPSKGPDGVCGPCSEIFYHVPGGGEVEIWNLVFTQFNRVGNQPDNLRPLPSRNIDTGMGLERMAATMQGVDTNFHIDILRPLVEAAGQVCGLRYDPSSDNGRRLRRIADHVRACSFAIHETVIPGPKKQGYVIKRLLRRAVLDAHQMGVKEACLHQLVSKVAELMKAVYPELKSTTDRVANVIRAESENFLNTIDSGLSRIEKLLASMNSESRSLISGRDAADLYTTHGFPPELLEQIGAEHNVQLDWAGFRDAMLEHGRASGPIEPGDVFTHRPVDSLAKAMEPTEFLGYETTTSPAKIVGIIAQDHLCEVLQEIGHEHPITVVLDQTPFYGESGGQVGDTGEISGQGIRFDVIDTQKEKGFILHRGHLRDGTLKLGQAVNATVNTFRRDGIRRAHSATHILHYALQKHLGKHAQQQGSKVDDDWLRFDFANPSSVDRETLDKIEEDVNDRVLAAETVSWKHLPIAEARQSGAMMLFGEKYPDVVRMVNMGGFSKELCGGTHVSSTGQIGLFRITSEESVSAGTRRIVALTGRAALQQARKDQAELGEIATALRVPASEIPRRVAALAKEVRELKKQVAHGPRGAGITPQKLIEESTEVRGATVIIADVPGVEAGGMRELIDQVRRKSSPAAILLASAADEKVTIVAGLTRDLVDRGLSAGEWIKPVAEAVGGKGGGKPEMAQAGGKLTDQMPAALAAAKTRIEKLLTK, via the coding sequence ATGAAAACCGACGAAATCCGCGAAAAGTATCTTGCGTTTTTTGAATCAAAGGGCTGCACTCGCCGACCGAGCGATGTGCTGGTGCCGCGGTGGGATCCTTCGGTACTCTTTACCCCGGCGGGGATGAATCAATTCAAGGATCATTTTCTCGGTAAATGCAAGCTGGAATTCACGCGGGCGACGACCTGCCAAAAGTGTCTGCGAACCGGCGACATCGATAACGTTGGCCGCACGGCCTTTCATCACACGTTTTTCGAAATGCTTGGTAATTTCAGCTTCGGAGACTATTTCAAGCGAGAAGCGATTCACTGGGCGTGGGAATTTTTAACCAGCAAAAAATGGATGGCCATCGCGCCCGAGCGGCTTTCGGTGTCGGTCTATCTCGATGACGATGAAGCTCACAACATTTGGCACGACGAAATCAAAATTCCCGCCGACCGCATCCAACGAATGGGCGAAGACGATAATTTCTGGCCCGCCGGTGCTCCGAGCAAAGGCCCCGACGGCGTCTGTGGCCCATGTAGCGAGATTTTCTATCACGTTCCCGGCGGTGGAGAAGTCGAAATTTGGAATCTGGTGTTCACCCAGTTTAATCGCGTCGGTAATCAGCCGGACAATCTACGGCCGCTACCGAGCAGAAACATCGACACGGGCATGGGGCTAGAGCGAATGGCCGCGACCATGCAGGGAGTGGATACCAACTTTCATATCGACATCTTGCGCCCGCTTGTCGAAGCCGCGGGCCAAGTTTGCGGCCTACGGTACGACCCGAGCAGCGACAATGGCCGCAGGCTGCGGCGTATCGCCGACCATGTCCGCGCATGCAGCTTTGCGATTCACGAAACAGTGATACCCGGACCCAAGAAACAGGGGTATGTGATTAAACGCCTGCTTCGTCGTGCAGTGCTGGATGCCCATCAAATGGGCGTCAAGGAAGCTTGCTTGCACCAATTGGTCAGCAAAGTCGCCGAATTGATGAAGGCGGTTTATCCAGAACTTAAATCCACGACGGATCGAGTCGCGAATGTAATCCGCGCCGAATCGGAAAACTTTCTCAATACGATCGATTCGGGCCTCAGCCGGATCGAGAAGCTATTGGCGTCGATGAACAGCGAGTCGCGTTCGCTGATTTCCGGTCGCGATGCGGCCGATCTCTACACCACTCACGGCTTTCCGCCGGAACTGTTAGAACAAATCGGCGCAGAGCATAACGTGCAACTCGACTGGGCTGGCTTCCGAGATGCCATGCTTGAACATGGTCGAGCGTCGGGGCCGATTGAGCCTGGCGATGTTTTCACTCATCGCCCCGTAGATAGCCTGGCTAAAGCGATGGAACCAACGGAGTTCCTGGGCTACGAGACGACGACATCGCCGGCCAAGATTGTCGGCATCATCGCACAAGACCATTTGTGCGAAGTCTTGCAAGAAATTGGTCACGAGCATCCGATCACTGTTGTTCTGGATCAAACGCCCTTCTACGGCGAGTCTGGCGGCCAGGTCGGCGATACCGGCGAAATCTCGGGTCAAGGAATACGATTTGACGTCATCGACACCCAAAAAGAAAAGGGCTTTATCCTGCACCGCGGACACTTGCGCGACGGCACGCTCAAACTCGGCCAAGCGGTGAACGCGACTGTGAATACTTTCCGCCGCGACGGTATCCGCCGCGCTCACTCCGCGACACATATCTTGCACTATGCTCTGCAAAAACATTTGGGAAAGCACGCCCAACAGCAAGGTTCGAAGGTGGATGACGATTGGCTACGGTTCGATTTCGCGAACCCTTCGTCGGTCGACCGTGAAACGCTGGACAAAATTGAAGAAGACGTCAACGACCGCGTACTGGCGGCAGAAACGGTCAGTTGGAAGCACTTGCCAATCGCCGAAGCCCGGCAATCGGGCGCCATGATGCTCTTCGGCGAAAAATACCCCGATGTCGTCCGGATGGTTAACATGGGTGGCTTTAGTAAGGAACTTTGCGGCGGCACGCATGTGAGCAGCACCGGTCAAATCGGCTTGTTCCGAATCACGAGCGAAGAGAGTGTTTCGGCCGGCACGCGTAGAATCGTCGCTTTAACCGGCCGCGCAGCACTTCAACAAGCGCGAAAGGACCAAGCCGAACTTGGAGAAATTGCCACGGCCTTGCGAGTTCCCGCCAGCGAAATTCCCAGGCGGGTTGCCGCCCTTGCAAAGGAAGTTCGCGAGTTGAAAAAACAGGTTGCACATGGCCCAAGAGGAGCCGGCATTACCCCGCAAAAACTGATCGAAGAATCGACGGAAGTCCGTGGAGCGACCGTCATCATTGCCGACGTTCCCGGCGTTGAAGCTGGCGGCATGCGCGAGCTGATCGACCAGGTGCGGCGAAAATCCAGTCCTGCCGCAATCTTGCTGGCTAGCGCCGCAGACGAGAAGGTCACAATCGTCGCAGGCCTGACGCGCGATCTGGTCGATCGCGGGCTTAGCGCTGGCGAGTGGATCAAGCCGGTCGCTGAAGCTGTCGGAGGCAAGGGTGGCGGCAAGCCCGAGATGGCTCAAGCGGGTGGCAAGCTCACCGACCAAATGCCCGCGGCCCTCGCGGCCGCCAAGACTAGGATTGAAAAGTTGCTGACAAAATAG
- a CDS encoding prepilin-type N-terminal cleavage/methylation domain-containing protein: MNRAHRAGFTMIELLIVIAIVGMLLGLLLPAVQRARASARRIQCASQLKQVALALDNYMSALGTHGKYPEAAILPSVTPGKPTIAKVLGRYIEESQAVFHCPDDDRYFPAEGLSYEYANNTLAGYTRPQVLRTAEKSPRKSSTVPVAYDYESFHGPEGSAGARNIVFLDCHVE; this comes from the coding sequence ATGAATCGCGCACACCGAGCCGGTTTTACCATGATCGAACTCCTCATTGTCATCGCGATTGTCGGAATGTTGCTTGGCCTTTTACTTCCAGCGGTGCAACGGGCCAGGGCATCGGCGCGGAGAATTCAATGTGCGTCTCAGTTGAAACAAGTCGCTCTTGCGCTCGACAACTACATGAGTGCGCTGGGAACGCACGGCAAGTATCCCGAAGCGGCAATCTTACCCAGTGTGACTCCCGGCAAGCCTACCATCGCGAAAGTCTTAGGGCGTTATATTGAAGAAAGTCAGGCTGTCTTTCATTGTCCCGACGACGACCGCTACTTCCCTGCCGAAGGTCTCAGTTATGAATACGCCAATAACACGCTGGCCGGCTACACGCGCCCACAGGTGTTGCGTACCGCAGAGAAGTCGCCGCGAAAGAGTTCGACCGTGCCGGTGGCCTACGACTACGAATCGTTCCACGGCCCCGAAGGATCAGCAGGCGCTCGGAATATCGTGTTTCTCGATTGCCACGTGGAATGA
- a CDS encoding prolipoprotein diacylglyceryl transferase, with the protein MWRNQQPRHPTQIYESIFHATVAVVLFVFWRKHIFPGQLIKLYILAYAGYRFLTEMIRPEPQLWAGLTGYQWACLVIAGVFAVLWHRDADIFSEETGELPETQPAMKN; encoded by the coding sequence ATGTGGCGCAATCAACAGCCGCGGCATCCGACGCAGATTTATGAGTCGATCTTCCACGCGACCGTCGCGGTTGTGCTGTTTGTGTTCTGGCGAAAGCACATCTTTCCTGGGCAGCTCATCAAGCTGTATATTCTCGCATATGCTGGCTACCGATTCTTAACGGAAATGATTCGGCCAGAACCTCAACTGTGGGCAGGACTGACCGGCTATCAATGGGCCTGTTTGGTCATTGCTGGCGTGTTTGCTGTGCTGTGGCATCGCGATGCGGATATTTTTAGCGAAGAAACCGGGGAATTGCCGGAAACTCAACCTGCAATGAAAAATTGA
- a CDS encoding MoxR family ATPase, translating to MSPTLATSLEQRLSENDVQAIDQLREAYARLREELARVIVGQNRVVEQLSICLFGRGHALLMGVPGLAKTLLVSKVAETMSLKFSRIQFTPDLMPMDITGTDILQDGASGRREFQFVHGPVFANVVLADEINRAPPKTQAAMLEAMQESKVTAAGRSFRLNPPFMVLATQNPVEQEGTYPLPEAQLDRFMFLIELDYPNEAEEIQIARTTTGDALPELDQLMNADEIIAHQDLVRRVPVPDHIYTYAAKLVRRTRPGGGDAPSWIKPLISWGAGPRAVQNLILGAKARAALLGSYMVRLEDVQEVAAPVLTHRLVTTFAAQAEGISAKDIVRRLVEESNDAE from the coding sequence ATGTCGCCAACTTTAGCGACGTCGCTCGAACAGCGGCTTAGCGAAAACGACGTCCAGGCCATCGACCAATTGCGAGAGGCTTATGCCCGGTTGCGAGAGGAGCTTGCGCGAGTCATCGTCGGGCAAAATCGCGTCGTCGAGCAGCTATCGATTTGCCTCTTTGGCCGCGGCCATGCCCTGCTCATGGGTGTGCCGGGATTGGCAAAGACGCTTCTGGTGAGCAAAGTCGCTGAAACGATGTCGCTCAAGTTCAGCCGCATCCAGTTCACCCCCGATCTGATGCCAATGGACATCACCGGTACCGACATCTTACAAGATGGCGCTAGTGGCCGGCGAGAATTTCAATTTGTCCACGGCCCAGTGTTCGCCAATGTTGTACTGGCCGACGAAATCAATCGTGCTCCGCCCAAGACACAGGCGGCCATGCTCGAGGCGATGCAAGAATCGAAAGTCACCGCCGCGGGGCGGTCATTCCGCTTGAACCCGCCGTTCATGGTTCTGGCGACGCAAAACCCGGTGGAACAAGAAGGAACCTATCCGCTCCCCGAAGCACAGCTCGACCGCTTTATGTTCTTGATCGAACTGGATTATCCCAACGAAGCCGAGGAGATTCAAATCGCTCGAACGACAACCGGCGATGCTCTACCTGAACTCGATCAATTGATGAACGCTGACGAGATCATCGCGCACCAAGATTTGGTCCGACGCGTTCCGGTTCCCGACCATATCTATACCTATGCGGCCAAGCTGGTGCGTCGAACCCGTCCCGGCGGCGGCGATGCGCCAAGCTGGATTAAACCGCTCATCTCGTGGGGCGCTGGCCCGCGCGCGGTGCAGAACCTCATTTTGGGTGCAAAGGCCCGCGCTGCGCTGCTGGGAAGTTACATGGTGCGGCTGGAAGACGTGCAAGAAGTAGCCGCTCCGGTGCTGACGCATCGGCTGGTCACGACCTTTGCAGCGCAGGCAGAAGGAATTAGCGCGAAGGACATCGTACGACGATTGGTCGAAGAGTCGAACGATGCGGAGTAG
- a CDS encoding DUF58 domain-containing protein: protein MFPERRSRSFIEPQVLSRLAAVPLFARRPMLGNVSGRHASPHRGASVEFAEYRKYVPGDDLRRLDWRAYGRSDRYYVKEFEADTNLRCCLVLDTSGSMDFASEGMSKIEYARRIAGALGYLAVQQGDAVGLSCVANGLVQSIPPRRSPAHLGVVLDLLEQIQPKGKTQLVPILHELAETIRQRALIVIISDFFVEPEPLRTCFEHLRFRKHDIAAFHLLDPLELGFTFRRPMRFIDMEGGPTIFAEPNDIAERYHQALQRYLIDVKCITSESAIDYHRITTTTPYEQALMRFLVGRTRGGGR from the coding sequence ATGTTCCCCGAACGTCGATCCCGCAGTTTTATCGAACCGCAGGTGCTCTCGCGTCTGGCGGCGGTTCCACTGTTTGCCCGTCGGCCAATGCTGGGGAACGTTTCGGGGCGTCATGCCAGCCCGCACCGTGGGGCGAGCGTTGAATTTGCCGAGTATCGCAAATACGTGCCGGGCGACGATTTGCGGCGACTCGATTGGCGGGCGTATGGACGATCTGATCGTTACTACGTGAAAGAATTCGAAGCCGATACGAATTTGCGGTGCTGCCTAGTGCTCGATACGAGCGGGTCGATGGATTTTGCTTCGGAGGGGATGAGTAAGATCGAGTACGCCCGTCGCATCGCCGGCGCACTCGGCTATTTAGCGGTCCAGCAGGGGGATGCCGTCGGATTGTCGTGCGTGGCCAACGGGCTCGTGCAGAGCATCCCTCCGCGGCGCAGTCCGGCACATCTCGGAGTCGTCCTCGATCTCCTGGAGCAAATCCAGCCGAAAGGCAAGACTCAGCTCGTTCCCATTTTGCACGAACTCGCCGAAACCATTCGCCAGCGTGCGTTGATCGTGATCATTTCCGATTTCTTTGTCGAGCCTGAGCCGCTGCGAACTTGCTTCGAGCACTTGCGGTTTCGCAAACACGACATTGCCGCGTTTCATCTGCTCGATCCGCTGGAACTGGGTTTTACGTTCCGGCGGCCGATGCGGTTTATCGACATGGAAGGCGGTCCAACGATTTTCGCGGAGCCGAATGACATCGCCGAGCGTTATCATCAAGCCTTACAGCGGTACTTGATTGACGTGAAATGTATCACCTCAGAATCGGCAATTGACTACCATCGCATTACGACCACCACGCCCTACGAGCAGGCGCTCATGCGGTTCCTTGTCGGCAGGACGCGCGGAGGAGGGCGATGA
- a CDS encoding BatA domain-containing protein translates to MSFLQPLLLVALPLVSLPIIIHLINQRRYQTIRWGAMMFLLAANRMSRGYARIRQWLILLIRTLAVAGLIFAVSRPLASGWLGFAAGGKPDTTILIVDRSPSMQQLLGGSAASKLQTGLQQLVETVSIIGSDHWVLIDSATGAPIEVESPQAVLKLPSVSAVAASSDVPALLQAAYDYIQRNKSGRTDIWICSDLRANDWNAEGGRWQSLRDAFREIQPGVRFTLHDYSQPSPGNLSIRVTDVRRQSSSTGAELLISLRIVREGGGTDKITLPLHFEIDQARSETEIELTGDAFELKDHPIPLAKDQQRGWGRVSIPADANPADNEFYFLYDKPQPRRTVIVADDPQAVRPLQLAAAVSPHPSIECATEMLSRDQLASVEWDRTALLLWQTALPSGAEAKLVEQYIARGGQVIFFPPQSTTQVEFQGVQWKPWTADERDLQIDHWRGDQGLLARTQSGAALPVGELAVHRHCGMAGEVTNLASLAGGAPLLARVHTARGGVYFCATTVDSKDSTLASNGVVLYAAIQRALDAGAAVLGNLRQLVAGAPPPDVPGAWTQIAGGDAAISTEYSYQPGIYSAGDRMLAVNRPVSEDGAAIVPEVRCDQLFNGLPLTRIKGEAGSTHSLMQEIWRLFLTTMMVALVVEAGLCLPKRSRQPVAGPGGLI, encoded by the coding sequence ATGAGCTTCCTCCAACCACTCCTGCTGGTCGCGCTGCCGCTGGTGTCGCTGCCGATCATCATTCACTTGATCAACCAGCGACGGTATCAAACGATTCGCTGGGGGGCGATGATGTTTCTGCTGGCGGCCAATCGCATGTCGCGCGGATATGCGCGGATTCGGCAGTGGCTGATCTTGCTGATTCGTACGCTGGCCGTCGCGGGATTGATTTTTGCCGTCAGTCGTCCGTTGGCGAGTGGTTGGCTCGGTTTCGCTGCTGGAGGAAAGCCCGATACGACCATCCTGATCGTCGATCGCTCTCCCAGCATGCAACAATTGCTCGGTGGTTCGGCGGCAAGCAAGCTGCAAACTGGGTTGCAGCAGCTTGTCGAGACAGTTTCGATCATTGGCTCGGATCACTGGGTATTGATCGACAGCGCGACGGGCGCGCCGATTGAAGTCGAATCGCCACAGGCGGTCTTGAAGTTGCCCAGCGTGTCGGCCGTCGCGGCTTCGTCTGATGTACCGGCGCTACTACAAGCGGCCTACGATTACATTCAGCGCAATAAATCAGGTCGCACCGATATCTGGATCTGCTCCGATTTGCGAGCCAACGATTGGAATGCGGAAGGAGGACGCTGGCAGTCGCTGCGCGACGCCTTCAGGGAAATACAGCCAGGCGTGCGATTCACGCTGCACGACTATTCGCAGCCTTCGCCGGGAAACCTTTCGATTCGCGTTACCGATGTGCGTCGACAATCGAGCAGCACCGGCGCCGAACTGCTTATATCCCTGAGAATCGTCCGCGAAGGTGGCGGTACGGACAAGATCACACTGCCCTTGCATTTTGAAATCGACCAGGCGCGATCTGAGACCGAAATTGAGCTGACTGGCGACGCGTTTGAACTCAAAGACCATCCGATTCCGCTCGCCAAAGATCAACAGCGCGGCTGGGGGCGTGTGTCGATTCCCGCCGATGCCAATCCCGCCGATAACGAGTTTTACTTTCTATACGACAAGCCTCAGCCGCGGCGCACCGTCATTGTGGCCGACGATCCGCAAGCAGTTCGGCCGCTGCAATTGGCGGCCGCCGTGTCGCCGCATCCGTCGATTGAATGTGCAACTGAAATGCTTTCCAGGGACCAGCTTGCTTCGGTCGAGTGGGATCGTACGGCGTTGCTGCTTTGGCAAACGGCGTTGCCCAGCGGCGCGGAAGCAAAACTCGTCGAACAATATATCGCTCGCGGCGGTCAAGTGATCTTCTTCCCACCGCAATCTACCACGCAGGTCGAGTTTCAGGGGGTTCAATGGAAGCCCTGGACGGCGGATGAACGCGATTTGCAAATCGATCATTGGCGCGGCGACCAGGGATTGCTCGCTCGCACGCAAAGCGGCGCGGCATTGCCGGTGGGCGAACTGGCCGTTCATCGGCATTGTGGCATGGCAGGCGAGGTTACGAATCTTGCCTCACTCGCCGGCGGCGCGCCACTGTTGGCGCGAGTCCATACCGCCCGCGGCGGCGTTTATTTTTGCGCGACGACCGTCGACTCGAAAGATTCAACGCTGGCTTCCAACGGCGTTGTGCTTTACGCCGCGATTCAACGCGCGTTGGACGCCGGTGCCGCGGTGCTTGGTAATCTGCGGCAATTGGTTGCGGGCGCTCCTCCGCCAGACGTTCCAGGCGCATGGACGCAGATTGCCGGCGGCGATGCTGCGATCTCGACGGAGTACTCGTATCAACCGGGCATTTACTCGGCAGGCGACCGGATGCTGGCGGTCAATCGGCCTGTCAGCGAAGATGGTGCTGCGATCGTGCCTGAAGTGCGCTGCGACCAATTGTTCAACGGCCTTCCGTTGACACGGATCAAAGGCGAAGCGGGGAGCACGCATTCGCTGATGCAGGAAATCTGGCGACTCTTCCTGACGACAATGATGGTGGCGCTGGTGGTCGAAGCCGGATTGTGTTTGCCCAAGCGTTCGCGCCAGCCTGTAGCAGGACCAGGAGGGCTAATTTGA